The following are encoded together in the Lathyrus oleraceus cultivar Zhongwan6 chromosome 3, CAAS_Psat_ZW6_1.0, whole genome shotgun sequence genome:
- the LOC127126930 gene encoding sister chromatid cohesion 1 protein 4 isoform X5 produces MFYSQFILAKKGPLGTIWIAAHLERKLRKNQVADTDIGVSVDSILFPEVPIALRLSSHLLLGVVRIYSRKVNYLFDDCSEALLKVKQAFRSTAVDLPPEESTAPYHSITLPETFDLDDFELPDNDIFQGNYVDRHVSTREQITLQDTLDGMAYKTTQFGLDERFGDGDASQIGLDLDEVMLIDKDSTLEHNDFSANPQVSRQEDEKKEDVVTTSDKMLVEDSGSKVMLIDQDANLEPDDLGANSQISHHKDEKKEDVIGTSNRMQVEDSGSKIDLSDGFPTSPEFHEYAQGLSTSPEFHDYAQDPSTSPEFHNCAQDPSVSPEFHEYAQGPSTPGLQEPNLFGTQSDQVINEADFHNSADLLSMYSTQNESRAHQTENNVIGCSLQNNGKHVGVDLHHEASDCVLADVNNKREEQEHFTRTVVMKDQGNLIPNNNCLASVPLMDSSNEDHTTTVLPECAGGYVDTSGILEKVERLHDGVLMNTESVMANLNETVNVVSGGVNINDSGVSPSCSHVTSDQEGLSCKLLSNMDESRGSEFGGHLADVTTLLKHGVSNNSEVSKNEQQPSVAYEAQVSNIVSPLESSGRPEVVDVEARASQELKEAGILNFVSHEAEQPTQSHLRPCTSRVNNPSLLSIEGEKCHETDVSDPALGYHGTVEPSACEGKLDLGQSGMQFGSQIISNKMGSVNTFTASDIPEPESMLSLGQSGMQFGSQIISNKMGSVNTFTASDIPEPEKMLSLGQSGMQFGNQMISNKMGSVNTFTATDIPEPEKMLSLGQSGMQIGNQMISNKMGSVNTFTATDIPEPEKMLSLGQSGMQFGNQMISNKMGSVNTFTATDIPEPEKMLSLGQSGMQFGNQMISHKMGSINTFTATDIPAPEKMLSLGQSGMQFGSQMISNKMGSANPFTASDIPAPEKMLSLGQSSMQFGNQMISNKMGSVNTFTASNIPEPEKMLSLGQSSMQFGNQMISNKMGSVNTFTASEIPVPEKMLSLGQSDMQYGSQMIGNKMGSVNAFTASDIPAPEKMLSLGQSDMQYGSQMIGNKMGSVNTFTASNIPEPEKMLSLAYPHFGEMNHLLLESTPGNQVISGGHRDVAAVTSISGQKRSYTESTLTLQSMGLVESYGGAQSRRTTGSIPDDNDLLSSILAGRKSSALKVKPSPATAEVPTAKRFRSTPRTSTLKRKVLVDDTMVLHGDTIRHQLISTEDIRRVRKKAPCTSDEILMIQRQVLEDKIFHKPIFTDLSADLTILQNGAFDLSGIKVYDYGLDGFSVEKVNNQQSYSKSNAEIHVGQAHNEPMAVQPQEEAEESYSKTNVGIHEVESHNEPMEVQLQNNAEAQPSEMPVPSERESHNETMEVQPQITAEAQPSEMPVPSEREPHNETMEVQPQITAEARPSEMPVPSERESHNETMEVQPQITAEAQPSEIPLQLESDQSGVDFGSHDIDAHGRANIISNMKELSGSQNAEMNNAGGIFEISETENYSVGPTNIISDVNELGSSQNAEMNNAGRIFETSEAENYSIVHSNIISDVNELGGSQNAEMNNAGRNFETSEAENYSIVHSNIISDGNELGSSQNAEMSNSGGNFETFESENYSVVPGHETLSLTEVFENELCMPKDFDASQPLMDKTDDGAGSIQTNVLEIPTSEKMNTSTILENEFVDDQHDRNNADAIEIAEHDMEIGTRVETDGLEADNLHASLVLGSKEASEYTDNQVSFHGDLPMEENGNNMLEGLNEDLVVSSGLGCDDKDAKAGGLFSENIEVDCLHSVAPEDVKEGSNDEENSVFQEAALQNTMYPDVSAIRSPSVDQNDEDDMVDNDTGFLNVGDDEIIDDDDDDADGFAPGAEGTQLENSGWSSRTRAVAKYLQTLFDKEDLHGRQSLHLDKILVGKTRKEASRMFFETLVLKTRDYIDVEQTKPFANINLQPRGKLMKTDF; encoded by the exons ATGTTTTACTCTCAGTTTATTTTGGCGAAGAAAGGTCCACTTGGGACAATATGGATAGCTGCACATTTAGAGAGGAAGCTCCGGAAGAATCAGGTGGCGGATACTGATATTGGCGTCTCTGTAG ATTCCATTCTTTTTCCTGAAGTACCAATTGCACTCCGTTTATCCAGTCATCTTCTGCTTGGTGTGGTAAGGATATATTCCAGAAAGGTGAATTACCTTTTCGATGATTGCAGTGAAGCCTTGCTTAAGGTAAAACAAGCTTTCCGCTCCACGGCAGTTGATTTGCCACCAGAAGAGTCCACTGCACCTTACCATTCCATCACTTTACCTGAGACTTTTGATCTTGATGATTTTGAACTACCAGATAATGACATTTTTCAAGG CAACTATGTTGATCGCCATGTCAGTACTAGGGAGCAGATTACACTGCAAGATACTTTAGACGGCATGGCTTACAAAACAACACAGTTTGGATTGGATG AGCGCTTTGGAGATGGTGATGCCTCTCAAATTGGTTTAGACCTTGATGAG GTTATGTTAATAGACAAAGATTCCACTTTGGAGCACAATGACTTCAGTGCTAATCCTCAAGTGTCTCGTCAAGAAGATGAAAAGAAAGAGGATGTGGTTACAACTTCTGATAAAATGCTAGTAGAAGACAGTGGAAGCAAG GTCATGTTAATAGACCAAGATGCCAATTTGGAACCTGATGACTTAGGTGCTAATTCTCAAATTTCTCATCACAAAGATGAAAAGAAAGAGGATGTGATTGGAACTTCAAATAGAATGCAAGTAGAAGACAGTGGAAGCAAAATTGATTTG AGTGATGGTTTTCCGACATCTCCTGAATTTCATGAATATGCTCAAGGTTTATCTACTTCTCCTGAATTTCATGACTATGCTCAAGATCCATCCACTTCTCCGGAATTTCATAACTGTGCTCAAGATCCATCCGTGTCTCCTGAATTTCATGAATATGCTCAAGGTCCATCTACTCCAGGACTCCAAGAGCCAAACTTATTTGGTACTCAGTCGGATCAGGTCATTAATGAAGCTGATTTTCATAATTCAGCAGATTTATTATCAATGTATTCAACGCAAAATGAATCCCGTGCTCATCAAACTGAGAACAATGTAATTGGTTGCTCCTTGCAAAATAATGGGAAGCATGTTGGTGTAGATTTGCATCATGAGGCTAGTGACTGTGTTCTGGCTGATGTGAATAACAAAAGAGAGGAACAAGAACATTTCACTCGTACAGTTGTGATGAAGGATCAAGGAAATTTGATACCTAATAATAATTGCTTGGCATCAGTACCCTTGATGGACTCCTCCAATGAAGACCACACGACCACCGTGTTACCAGAATGTGCAGGTGGATATGTTGATACTTCTGGTATACTTGAAAAGGTGGAAAGGTTGCATGATGGAGTTCTGATGAATACTGAATCAGTTATGGCCAATTTGAATGAAACTGTTAATGTTGTTTCTGGAGGCGTCAACATCAATGATTCTGGTGTGTCTCCTAGCTGTTCTCATGTTACATCTGATCAAGAGGGCCTCTCATGTAAACTGTTGTCTAACATGGATGAATCTCGTGGTTCTGAATTTGGTGGTCATTTGGCAGATGTTACCACATTGTTAAAGCACGGCGTTTCAAATAATAGTGAAGTTTCCAAGAATGAGCAGCAACCCAGCGTGGCTTATGAGGCTCAAGTATCCAATATTGTAAGTCCTCTAGAGTCATCTGGTAGACCTGAAGTTGTTGATGTGGAAGCTCGTGCATCTCAGGAACTGAAGGAAGCAGGTATTTTAAACTTTGTATCTCATGAAGCTGAGCAGCCCACCCAGTCGCACCTTCGGCCATGCACTTCCCGTGTAAACAATCCTTCTCTGTTATCTATTGAAG GTGAAAAATGTCATGAAACTGATGTTTCAGATCCTGCTTTGGGTTATCATGGAACTGTAGAGCCATCTGCTTGTGAAGGAAAGTTGGACTTGGGGCAATCAGGCATGCAATTTGGGAGTCAGATAATAAGTAATAAAATGGGAAGTGTAAACACATTTACTGCTTCTGACATACCTGAGCCTGAAAGCATGCTCTCCTTGGGGCAATCAGGCATGCAATTTGGGAGTCAGATTATAAGTAATAAAATGGGAAGTGTAAACACATTTACTGCTTCTGATATACCTGAGCCTGAAAAAATGCTCTCCTTGGGGCAATCAGGCATGCAATTTGGGAATCAGATGATAAGTAATAAAATGGGAAGTGTAAACACATTTACTGCTACTGACATACCTGAGCCTGAAAAAATGCTCTCCTTGGGACAATCAGGCATGCAAATTGGGAATCAGATGATAAGTAATAAAATGGGAAGTGTAAACACATTTACTGCTACTGACATACCTGAGCCTGAAAAAATGCTCTCCTTGGGGCAATCAGGCATGCAATTTGGGAATCAGATGATAAGTAATAAAATGGGAAGTGTGAACACATTTACTGCTACTGACATACCTGAGCCTGAAAAAATGCTCTCCTTGGGGCAATCAGGCATGCAATTTGGGAATCAGATGATAAGTCATAAAATGGGAAGTATAAACACATTTACTGCTACTGACATACCTGCGCCTGAAAAAATGCTCTCCTTGGGGCAATCAGGCATGCAATTTGGGAGTCAGATGATAAGTAATAAAATGGGAAGTGCAAACCCATTTACTGCTTCTGACATACCTGCACCTGAAAAAATGCTCTCCTTGGGGCAATCAAGCATGCAATTTGGGAATCAGATGATAAGTAATAAAATGGGAAGTGTAAACACATTTACTGCTTCTAACATACCTGAGCCTGAGAAAATGCTCTCCTTGGGGCAATCAAGCATGCAATTTGGGAATCAGATGATAAGTAACAAAATGGGAAGTGTAAACACATTTACTGCCTCTGAGATACCTGTGCCTGAAAAAATGCTCTCCTTGGGTCAATCAGACATGCAATATGGGAGTCAGATGATAGGTAATAAAATGGGAAGTGTAAACGCATTTACTGCCTCTGACATACCTGCGCCTGAAAAAATGCTCTCCTTGGGTCAATCAGACATGCAATATGGGAGTCAGATGATAGGTAATAAAATGGGAAGTGTAAACACATTTACTGCTTCTAACATACCTGAGCCTGAGAAAATGCTCTCTTTGGCTTATCCACATTTTGGTGAGATGAATCATTTGCTGCTGGAGTCTACTCCTGGCAATCAGGTTATATCTGGAGGTCATAGAGATGTTGCAGCAGTAACATCAATATCTGGTCAAAAGCGCAGCTACACAGAAAGTACTCTTACATTGCAGAGCATGGGTTTAGTTGAATCATATGGTGGGGCTCAGTCCAGAAGAACTACCGGATCCATTCCGGATGATAATGATCTATTGTCTTCAATATTAG CTGGCAGAAAATCTTCAGCTTTAAAAGTTAAACCAAGTCCAGCAACCGCTGAAGTACCAACAGCAAAGCGGTTTCGTTCTACACCACGAACTAGTACCTTAAAGAGGAAGGTGCTTGTGGATGATACGATGGTCTTGCACGGCGA TACAATACGCCACCAATTGATAAGTACTGAAGATATTCGGCGTGTACGGAAAAAAGCTCCTTGCACAAGCGATGAGATTTTAATGATTCAGAGACAGGTTTTGGAGGATAAAATTTTCCATAAACCAATATTTACAG ATTTGTCTGCTGATTTGACTATTCTGCAAAACGGGGCATTTGATCTGAGTGGAATCAAGGTTTATGATTATGGCTTAGATGGTTTTTCCGTGGAAAAAGTAAACAATCAACAGTCCTATTCTAAATCAAATGCTGAGATTCATGTGGGGCAAGCACATAATGAGCCTATGGCAGTCCAACCCCAAGAGGAGGCTGAAGAGTCTTATTCTAAAACGAATGTTGGGATTCATGAGGTGGAATCACATAATGAGCCTATGGAAGTCCAGCTCCAAAATAATGCTGAAGCCCAACCTTCTGAGATGCCTGTTCCGTCTGAGAGGGAATCACACAATGAAACTATGGAAGTCCAACCCCAAATAACTGCTGAAGCCCAGCCTTCTGAGATGCCTGTTCCGTCTGAGAGGGAACCACACAATGAAACTATGGAAGTCCAACCCCAAATAACTGCTGAAGCCCGAC CTTCTGAGATGCCTGTTCCGTCTGAGAGGGAATCACACAATGAAACTATGGAAGTCCAACCCCAAATAACTGCTGAAGCCCAACCTTCTGAGATACCTCTTCAGTTGGAGAGTGATCAGTCTGGAGTTGACTTTGGATCTCATGATATTGACGCTCATGGGCGTGCAAATATTATATCAAACATGAAGGAGCTTAGCGGTTCTCAAAATGCTGAAATGAACAATGCTGGGGGGATTTTTGAGATTTCTGAAACAGAGAATTACTCTGTTGGGCCTACAAATATTATATCAGATGTAAATGAGCTTGGTAGTTCTCAAAATGCTGAAATGAACAATGCTGGACGAATTTTCGAGACTTCTGAAGCAGAAAATTACTCTATTGTGCATTCAAATATTATATCAGATGTAAATGAGCTTGGTGGTTCTCAAAATGCTGAAATGAACAATGCTGGACGAAATTTCGAGACTTCTGAAGCAGAAAATTACTCTATTGTTCATTCAAATATTATATCAGACGGAAATGAGCTTGGTAGTTCTCAAAATGCTGAAATGAGCAATTCTGGTGGAAATTTTGAGACTTTTGAATCAGAGAATTACTCTGTTGTCCCTGGGCATGAAACTTTATCACTAACtgaagtttttgaaaatgagCTATGTATGCCAAAAGATTTTGATGCATCGCAGCCTCTCATGGATAAAACGGATGATGGTGCTGGTTCTATCCAAACAAATGTGCTGGAGATTCCAACTTCCGAGAAAATGAATACATCTACTATTCTAGAAAATGAGTTTGTGGATGATCAACATGATAGAAACAATGCAGATGCTATTGAAATTGCAGAGCATGACATGGAAATTGGAACACGAGTTGAAACAGATGGCTTGGAAGCTGATAATTTACATGCATCCTTGGTTCTTGGCTCTAAGGAAGCTAGTGAATATACTGACAACCAGGTATCCTTCCATGGAGACCTACCTATGGAGGAAAATGGGAACAACATGCTAGAAGGCTTAAATGAGGATCTAGTTGTTTCTTCTGGCTTGGGATGTGATGACAAGGATGCAAAGGCTGGCGGCTTATTTAGTGAAAATATTGAAGTAGATTGTTTACATTCTGTAGCACCTGAGGATGTAAAAGAAGGTTCTAATGATGAGGAAAACTCAGTCTTTCAAGAAGCTGCATTACAAAATACAATGTATCCTGATGTCTCAGCTATTAGGAGTCCTTCTGTGGATCAGAATGAT GAAGACGATATGGTCGACAATGATACAG GATTTTTGAATGTTGGAGATGATGAGATAATTGATGACGATGATGACGATGCTGATGGTTTTGCACCGGGTGCTGAAGGAACACAGCTAGAAAATAGTGGATGGTCTTCTCGAACCAG GGCTGTTGCGAAGTATCTTCAGACCTTGTTTGATAAGGAGGATCTACATGGAAGGCAGAGCCTGCATCTTGACAAAATATTGGTGGGTAAAACACGGAAAGAAGCATCAAGGATGTTTTTTGAAACACTG GTTCTCAAGACAAGGGATTATATTGATGTAGAACAGACAAAACCCTTTGCCAATATTAACTTACAACCTCGAGGGAAGCTTATGAAGACAGATTTCTGA